The sequence GCGCTAAATTTTAGCCATTTAAAAATCACCATTTCTGGCGGTACTGCACTCACAGCCGCCGCTGCCAATCTGTGGCAACAAACCACTGGTAATACTATTAGCGAAGGTTATGGATTGTCAGAAACCTCGCCTGTAATCTCTCTCAATGCGCCGGGATATCAAAAGATCGGCACGATTGGCAAACCCGTTCTCGGGACTGAGGTAAAACTCTTAGATGAAAGCGGCAACGAAGTCACCCAAGGCACCGCTGGTGAGCTCGCAGCCCGTGGACCACAGGTGATGCTAGGTTATTGGAATAATCCACAAGAAACAGCCAATGTGATGACACCCGATGGCTTTTTTAAGACTGGGGATATTGCGATTCTTAACGAGGAAGGCTTCCATCAAATCGTTGATCGTAAAAAGGATATGATTATTGTCTCCGGCTTTAACGTATATCCTAATGAAGTTGAGAATGTGCTTGCTAGCCACCCTAATATCATTGAATGCGCCGTGGTTGGCGTAAAGGATGATCACTCGGGGGAAGCGGTTAAAGCCTTTATCGTACTGAAGGATGACAGCCAAGATCATGAGAAAATAAAAACTGCCATCCTCAACTTCTGCCGAGAGCAACTCACGGCCTATAAGCTACCTAAGCAGATTGAATTTATGTCACAACTACCTAAGAGTACCGTGGGTAAAATTTTGCGCAGAGAGCTTAAAAACTAGGTTTAATAAACCAGACAAACCCCAGAATCAACCTCTGGGGTTTTGTTTTATCAGGGCTTAATCACTCAGTGGCATAGCCTCATCCGTCAATAGCTGCAGAGTCGCAAACTCGCGGTATAAAGCATTGGTTTTAATTAAATCTTGATGTTTGCCGCTGGCAACGATTCGCCCCTTATCAAACACAATAATCCGATCCGCATTAATTACGGTGGCTAGCCGATGGGCGATGATTAGCGTGGTTTTACCTGCCATTAACTCATCGAGCGCCTGTTTGACTTTTTGCTCACTCAAGGCATCGAGTGCACTGGTGGCCTCATCGAGTAATAGGATGGGTCTGTCGGCTAAAATGGCCCTCGCAATGGCAATCCGTTGTTTTTGCCCGCCAGATAAACGCACGCCACGCTCACCCAAATAGGTTTGATATCCCTCGCTAAATTCACTGATAAACTCATGTGCTCGGGCTGCAATACAGGCATCAATCACTTCTTGCTCGCTAGCATCGACGCGGCCATAGCGCACGTTTTCCAGCACACTGGTGGCAAAAATAACCGAATCCTGCGGCACCAGCGCAAACTGTGCCCGTAAATCCTGTGGTGAAAGCGCAGCAATATCAATCCCATCCAATAAGATACTGCCCGATGAAGGCACATAAAACCGCTGCAATAACTGAAACAGGGTACTCTTACCGGCACCACTCGGGCCGACCAAAGCCACCCGCTCGCCGGCATTTATTACAAGGTTTAAGTCGCTGAGCACTAACTGAGTTTGCTCGGGATAATGGAAGTTCAGCTGATGTAATTGCAGCTCGCCACGCACTTTCGTGGGCAAAGTTTTAGGCACCAGCGGCGCCGGAATATCGACCTCAGTCTCAGCCAACTCGATTAAACGTTCGGCGGCGCCCGAGGCGCGTTGGATTTCCCCCACCACTTCACTAATGGTCGCAACCGCGCCAGCGACCATCACGGCATAAAACATAAAGGCTGAGAGTTCGCCGCCCGTCATCTTACCCGACATCACATCGTGGGCGCCGACCCAAGTCACTAGCGCAATAGCGGCAATACTGAGGAACATCACTGATGAAATCAGCAGCGCGCGGTAACGAATGCGGCCGCTGGCGGCGGTCATCACATCTTCGACACGGCCGTTAAATAAACTGCGGTCCTTATCCTCATGGCCATAGGCCTGCACTGTGTGGATCTCATGCAAGGTTTCATCCACATAGGCACCGAGATCCGCCACCCTATCTTGGCTCTCGCGCGCTAAGGTGCGCACCTTTCTGCCAAAAAAACTAACCGGTCCAAGCACTAAAGGTACCGCCAGTAGCACCAGTAGTGTCATCTTCACGCTGGTGATTCCCATCATCGCCAGCCCACCAATAACCGTCACGCCGGAGCGCAGTGCCATAGAAAGACTCGAGCCGACCACTGTTTGCAGTAAAGTGGAATCGGCGGTAAAACGCGAAATCACCTCGCCAGTACGCACCTTGGCATAAAACGCCGGAGATAACTTAAGTAATTGATTGTAAACCGCAAGCCGAATATCGGCACTGACACGCTCCCCAAGCCATGTCATCAGATAAAAGCGGCAGAACACCGCAGTGCCACTCACAGCAGTAATCACCAGTACGAACAGAATGATCTCATTAAGGCGCTGGGCGTTATCCTTAATAAACCCCTCGTCCACCATCAAACGCACACCTTGGCCGAGGGATAACCAAGCCAAAGAACCGATCAATAAGAATACAATCGCCGCGACAACCCGCGGGCGATAGGGCTTAAGAAATTGCCAAATCCAAGGTAACACCGCCCGCTGGCTAACCGAGGCGTAAGAAGATTGTTGAGACACTGCGGACTCCAATAATGGTCGAAGAGGTGGAATGCTCGAATCGGTGGGCGGTATACCCAACAACTTAAATGCTCAAGATACTTTGGATATCTGAGTAATTTATTCACTCTGACTATCCTTGCACTTTATTTACCTTGAACTTAGCACAAATGACAATGAACTGAGCATACAAGAAATCGCATACGATAACTTAAGTTATGGTGGCAAAGTAAAAATTCAAGGCTAAGAACAGCAAAGCCAAAAATAAACCCGCATTGATAGCGGGTTTATGATGGACAGTATTAATTTAGGTAAGCATTAAGGTGTTAACTACCAATTCAGTTTTACCTCTATCAACGAGGCTAACTTAGGCTACCTGCATATCTTCAGGCGTTTTTGGCGTGCCGTGGTGACCATCGCGCTTCCAGTTAACATCAAGCAGTTCGCTGCCTGTCAAACTAAAGGCTTGGCCAAAGCCTTTGACATACAATCCCTGATGGGGCGCTAACTTGTACAGGTTAAAGTCCGTCAGCGCCGCCAAATTATCCGACATGTCGCCAAAACGTTTAGATAACAGGCTGACTCCTTTGCTAAACGAAGGCGTATCACGTGCAACCGCTTGAGCCATGGCATCAAAGGTTAATCGTTTGCGGGCGAATACGGATTTTGCTTCAGCTTCATCCTCCACCAGCATGACAGACACTTTAGTCGACTGTTTAAGATTGTGGCCGTGGCGCGCTAAGTCACTCACTAAGATATAAAAACCATCGTCTGCTAATGCAAATGGCGCGTAACTGGCATTAGGTTGACCATCGGTATCGACGGTGGCGAGTTGTAAGGTTTTACGTTGTTGTTTAAAGGTTTCAATTTCAGGTAACAGTTTGTCCCTTAAACGCTGTTCTTGCTCGGAAATTTCAGGCTTCATATTAGTTTCCTCAATAAATTACGTTCATCAATGTTAATCAGCAAAGGTGGCGGCCAGCGCTTTAAAACGGCGCACTTGGTCAGGAAAAAGCACTCTTTGCTTGTCACGTCCTAAATAAACTTTAAATACCACCTCCCCCTGAGGTCCAAAAAAGTTAATTGAATGGCTCTCGCTGCCCCTAAAAGGTCTGCTGATCAAGGCTATCGCCCGCATGCCATCCAATTTAAGATGACCATGTAAGCCATCCCCTTTGCTGTAGAGGTTGTAGTAGCCATGGGCAAATTTTCCTTGGGGAAAATCGCCTTTAAATTCAAATACACTGCCCGAAAGCATCACTATGGTGGTTAACGAACCCCACTCGGGTAAGCTTTGTAGTAACTCGTCCATATGGGCCAAAGGTAAAAACACTCGCTGCGCTTGAGGTAAGGCGGTAACCACCTCAAGCTCGGCAATACCTAACTCACTGGCCAATTGTGCAGGCATTAAATCTGGTTGAGTTTCAAATCGTTGTCGCAACATTTGCTGGGTTTCAGCATTTGAATCTCGGCGACTCAACACGTTATCCGTGTTTTCAATGTCGACTGTTTGGGTCATTTCGCAGATCCTCTATCCCAAGGCTTAGAACATGTAGCGTGCAGACAGCTTCATATTACGGCCGGGCTGATACAAGGTTTGCCACGCCTGCTGATACTTCTCATCACCAATGTTTTCAATGGCAAAATCAACTCTCAGGCCCGACATCACACCCATCGCGGGCTCCCATGCTAAGTACACATCCCAAAGGGTGTATTCATCATACTTAGCAACACTGTAGCCTGTAGGTGTATTCGTTTGGCTGGCAACATAGGTCACTCGAGTGCCTAGCTTCATATCGCCTTCCATAATCCCTTGGGACAGGTCGACATTAAACTTATTGGCTGGCATCCCTTCGATATAATCGCCAGTGTTACGGTCTTCTCCGCGGGTTTGACCATAATTCATCGCTAAACGCGTTTGTCCGATGCGATAACGACCGCTGAGTTCAAAGCCAGTTAATTGAGCGTCTTCCACATTGTTCCACGAGGTTGTTTGCTCAAGTCCTGGTATTCCCCGATACGGATTAGAGACTTGCTGAACAATAAAATCGTCCACATCGTTACGGAAGATGTTTAAAGTAATCGCTAACTCATCATCACCCGCTAACTCATTGAAGCGAAAGTCAGCTTTAAGCTCTTTATTACGCGCCACTTCAGACTTTAGGTTAGGATTCGTCGCAAAGGTGTTACATAACCCTTTGGGTAAGAATCCGGGGATCGGCGGGATGCAGTAATGGGTGCCGCTAGAGAACATTTCTTCCACCGTCGGCGCTCGGAAGGCCTGATCATAGCGCGCACTTAAGGTCAGCCATGGCTGCGTTTGCCAACTTAATCCAAGTGAAGGAGATAGCTCAGTATCATCAGCAGATGCGTTAAGGTTATGACTCTGGTTTTTAAAACTGTCATAACGCAAAGCTGCATCGAGGTTTACCGTTTGTGTCAGTTGCACATCCGCCCGAGTAAAAGCTCCCCATACCGTTGTTTCGCCATCAATATCCTCAGGACGCTGCCCAACCTGTCCCTTATCGTCTCTGACGGTTTTAAGGGTATCGCGATAGCCATCAACACCGTAGGTCAACTTAGTGTTACCGAGTTGAGAACTATTGTTCAAATTAATGCCAACGGTGCGGTATTCAGTACTGTCTAATTGGCCTTTAGTGACACGGTCTTCGTCGTAATCTGTGCTATTCCAATAAACCTGCAGATGAGTATCCAAATAAGGATTATTGGCTGGCGCTAAGCTGTAATTGAGGGTGATATTTTGATCGTCCGTTTTGCGGCGCACTAAAGGCACTGAGCTACTCACCGCTGCTGAAGGGTTACTTGGCACCAATTCATTAATCTTGTTAACTCTTGCCGATAACGCTAAGCGCGAGGCTTCATCTGCCTGCCAGCCGAATTTAGCCAGTCCACTGCTTCCTGAAGAAGCGCTGTTGACTAAGGTTTCATCATTGCCGGTATTAATATTATTGGAATCAAAATAACTGCCATTGAGCAACCAATCGACTGTCGCTTGCTGGCCATAGACTGCACCGCTGGTTTTAGTGCGGTCGCCATTGGTGTCATAGCCTTGCTTTAGGTAACCACCAAAGGTTTCATTTGGCGCTAAAAAATCCTGAGCAGACTTAGTATTTTGTGCAACAACGCCGCCGAGGGCACCACTGCCCCACAAACTACTGGCAGGGCCACGGATCACCTCGATAGATTTAAGTAGTTCAGGGTCCATAAAATAGGAACCGCGATGACCCGAACTGGTATTTTGCCTGGCACCATCGATCGTTTGTAAAACACGATCACCGCTTAAACCACGAATTTCGACGCCCTGAGAGGTCGCTCTTGGGCCATTTGTTAAGTTAATATTCGCTTCGTTTTTTAATACTTCTGCAACCGATGAAGCCTGTGAAACGTTAAGCTGCTCTTCTGCGACAACAGCAACACTTCGACTGGTTTCAGACACTTTCTCACTCAAACGCGTCGCACTCACTAACACTTCATCAAATTCAGTTTCGACAACTCCCTGTTCAGCACTCTTCTGAACCGCAGTGGGTTTGACGCCTTCTTCAGCCGCTAACGCAAAACTTAGCGCCGTACTACTTAGTGCCATCGCAACGGCGATCACTAACGGCTTTTTGTTCATATTACCTTCCTCAAATTATTAATTTTATTAATCAATTAGTATCTAAAAAGACCCGTAACAGTCATTCGCCCACCTTGGCATTTTGCTAGTTTTTTGAGCATTCACTTTAGCAATTGCAGGCACTCTAACTGAGAATATAAAATTGATCAAATAGAAATCATTATCATTTGCGATCTTATTTATACTTATGTATCTTAATTAGCAATGATTGATGAGTGAATGCTTTTGGAATTGGAAGGTTTGCCGTGACACCGAAACGATATTTAGCTTTTGGCGCATTAACTGTTGCGATTCAAACGGGGGTTATAGCTTCGCAACCTACGCCTGCTCAGCTTAAAATAGTCAATTCACCGACCATTCAGGGTGAATCACATCAACGTGTTACCTTAAACCCTGTTACCTTAAACTTTGCTAAACCCCAAATAGCTGCGGCATCGGATGCTGCTCGTAACGCTGTTAACAAAACCCAATCCCATCACGCATCATTGGTACACACTGTTACCGCACCATCGACACGAGCTGCTCAACCAAAGCTGACAACATCTACACCTAAAAAAAACGTTCAAAGTAAGACTGAGCAAAAACAAAGTATTACTGCATCAATTGATAAAAAAACCATCGCGCAGCCAAAGTCTAAACAGTCGCAGGAGCATCACTACACCGCCAACACTGACAATCTAAAATCCACAGAAAAAATGGCGGCACACGCCGAGTTAGTGCCAACCAAACCCACACCAAGTTTGAATGAGCAGCCGCATTCAATGGATAGCAATATGGCGCCTCATCAAACCGTGGTTGAACTCACATCCCCCACTTTTGCCAGTCAACCTCCCCAACCTACATACCCGCGCATGGCACGCAAAAAAGGCTTGGAAGGAACCGCAACAATTGAAGTGATGTTTAACGAATTTGGACAACAACTCGCCCTCACGTTAGTCAAAAGCTCTGGTGTCAGCCTGCTGGACCAAGCGGCACTAGAGGCGGTAGAGACTTGGCAGTTTGAGGCGCCAAGCCCAAAACTGGCGAGCCATTACAAGGTGAGGGTACCGATTCGCTTCGCCTTAAATTGATCCTGTGGCGATGCAGTGCTTAACCACGCTAATCCAATTGCAACGCATTTGGCTGAATGCTTGATAACAGATCTAACTATAGAGACTCACCGTTTATGACTGACTTTTCTACCCTACATGGCCAGCTCGGTTCACTCACCTGGCCTTTGCTGATATGTGCATTCCTCGCCTTGATGATTTGCCTTGAGCGTAGCGCACTGTTTTTACAACAATCCGCAGCGTCAATCTCCCCAAAAAAACAAGCTTGGGTTAAAGAGCTACGCCACTCTGATGCCAAACCGACGAGCGAAAACATTCAAGCGTTACTATCCAAAACTAGCCATCAGCAGGATTTACTGGCCCGTGGCGCAACACTGCTGTTAGCGCAAGCACATCAACCCAAACCACTCAGGGAAGAATTACTCAGTCTATGGTTGAATAAACAACAAAGGGAGCTGCAAGCGGGCCTTAAGATTTTGCAAGTGATAGGGATTATTAGTCCGCTACTGGGGTTACTCGGTACGGTACTTGGATTAATTGACATGTTTGCCCAACTTGGCCAGTCCCAAGGGCCAGTCACACCTGCGCAACTCAGTGCGGGGCTTGGTCTGGCGATGAATACTACCGCTGCAGGTCTTATCATTGCGGTGCCGACCATTACCGCCGCCCATTTATTCGGGATCTGGGCGCATAGCCAATGCTTAAAAGCGAGCCATGTGCTGAATCAAATTAACTTATGGTTATCCGGTGTAGACAAGCAACCACTTGAACAGGACTTATATCAGGCATTCGCTCGAGGAAATCAGGCTAATCAAACACCTAACGCTCCACACGCAGCATCTCTTGAGTCTCAGCCATGATAAGCACTCACCACACGTCGTTACCCCAAGCGGGGATCAGTGCCTTAGAGCCACTCCCCAGCGTCGATCTTACGGCATTGATTGATATTATTTTTATTGTTTTAGTGTTTCTGTTACTCACCGCCAATAGCCGTTTGCTGAGCTTACCCGTTGATGTGCCTCAAAGCCCAAGCAGCGCCATTATTGCACTCGAGCATAAGCAATCGATAGCCATCAATATTATGGCGAGTTCACCCTACTGGGCGATTAATGGCGAAAAATTTGCTGATTTAACCGCGTTTAGTACCGCGTTTGAAGCGCAGTTAACGGCCCAACCACAGGCCACCGTCATTATTGCTGCCGATAAGGCCGCGCCAGTTGAACCGCTAATGCAGCTACTGGCACTTTTGCAGGGCAACGCCATTAATCAAACCCAAATTTTGATGGAACATTAACCCTAAACCTTAACTCAATCGTGTTTTAACCCGTTTACCCTGCAAGGCTGATAACACCTCGACCTTGCTTTTAGATGGATCAGGAGTTTACCCATGTTGTTTCAAGCTGCACGTTATAGATTCAATAAACTCAGTCAACCGACCGATAGCAATGCATTCAATAAATGGTTGTGTCTACTCCCCGCAGTCACAGCACTCTTTTCATTTAATGCTTGGAGTGCAACTCAGGATATAAAGTTGGTGAGCGCGGGGGCAGGTGTCACCGAGTTAGTGCTGGCGTTAGATGCGGCCGATGAGTTAGTGGCTGTCGATGCCACCAGCTATGTGCCTGAACAATTAAGCTCAGTCGCCAAACTGGGATACCACCGCATGCTTTCCGCTGAAGGCATTATGGCACTCAGCCCTACACTGGTCGTGGGGTCCGATGTAATGGGCCCAGAAACCACCCTCAACGTACTAAAACAAGCCAATATCAAGGTAGTGCAATTACCCTCAAGCGCCGATGAGCAACAATTAATGAGCAATATCGATACGCTGGCACAATCGCTTAACCGAACAGACAAAGCAGCCCCGCTAAAGCAGGAGTTGCATCAAAGGCTAGATAAGTTAAATAAGCAAAAACAACAACTCAGCCAACATAATGCTCAGCCAAAAATCCTCTTTATGTTATTACAGGAAGGACGAGGAGCCCGGGTCGGTGGCAAAGGTACCGCTGCCGATACTATTATTGCGCTATCGGGCGCAAAGAATATTGCAGACTTTGAAGGCTACAAGACATTGTCCCAAGAGGGCATTCTCGCCTTACAACCGGATGTGATTTTACTGTCTAACCGCAGCGAAAAAACTGACTCGCAAACCAACAGTCAAACAACCCACGCTCTATTAAAGGAGATGCCGCTACTAGCGCATACTCCCGCAGGCCAAAATGGTCATATCCAAACCCTTGCCCCGCAAGCTTTACTGGGAGGCTTAGGCATTAGCGCCATTGGTGCTGCCGAAACGCTTGCAGATGCCCTGCTCACCCAAGGTAAAACGGCGGGCAAATAACCATGTTACAGTATCGCTGGCTTTGGCCCACAATGATGATGCTCCTCATCCTGAGCAGTATACTCTCGGTGAGTGTCGGTCCCGTAAGCATTAGTCTTATGGACTCCCTCAGTGCGGTATTTAATTGGGCAACCCAGCAAAGCATTGGCAATATTGCGCCCCATGAGCAACTGGTGGTGAGTAACGTGCGCCTACCAAGAACCTTGTTAGCCCTTACGGTAGGCGCGATCCTTGCTCAATGTGGTGCTGTGATGCAGGGATTATTCCGCAATCCACTGGCAGATCCAGGTATTATCGGGGTGTCATCGGGGGCCGCATTAGGTGCGGCCATCTGTATCGTGTTATTTCCCGACGTGGGATCTTTAATGATTTCCCTTGGCGCCTTTCTCTGTGGGTTAGCCACAACCCTGATCGTTTATCGTCTGGCGAGTAACGGTTTAGGCACATCTGTGGTGTTATTGCTGCTTTCCGGCGTGGCGATTGCAGCGCTAGCAGGAGCGGGCATAGGCGTACTGACTTATCTCGCTAATGATATGGCATTACGTGACTTAACCCTTTGGCAAATGGGCAGTATTGCGGGGGCTCAATGGCAATATGTCGGCCTGTGTTTACTGGTATTAGTGCTGCTGAGTTGGCGTTTTCAGCGTGATGCCATGGCACTTAATGCCCTGCTACTGGGTGAAGCTGAAGCCCGACATTTAGGGATTAATGTCGACCGTCTTAAGTTAAGACTCATCCTACTCTGTGCATTAGGCGTAGGCGTCAGTGTGGCCGCAACAGGGATTATCGGTTTTATTGGTCTAGTGGTTCCCCATTTAGTGCGGATGATTTTGGGGCCCGATCATAAACGACTTTTACCCATGAGCGCCCTCTTGGGAGCTGCGCTTTTAGCCTTAGCTGACATAGGTGCGCGGACATTTTTACCCCCCGCCGAATTACCTGTCAGCTTAGTCACAGCGCTTATCGGTGCGCCTTTCTTTATCTTTTTACTCCTGCAACAACGCAGCAAATTAATCTAAGCGAGAACTCCATGGCTATGAGCTTATCGGCTGCGCCCGTCGCTAAACAACATTTTGAACGTACTCAATTAACCGTGGATAGACTCAGCTACGCTATCGGCGATAAGGCGGTGTTGAACAACATTCGCGTGCAATTTCAACCGGGCAGTGTCACCGCACTTTTAGGGCCTAA comes from Shewanella oneidensis MR-1 and encodes:
- a CDS encoding ABC transporter ATP-binding protein/permease, which encodes MSQQSSYASVSQRAVLPWIWQFLKPYRPRVVAAIVFLLIGSLAWLSLGQGVRLMVDEGFIKDNAQRLNEIILFVLVITAVSGTAVFCRFYLMTWLGERVSADIRLAVYNQLLKLSPAFYAKVRTGEVISRFTADSTLLQTVVGSSLSMALRSGVTVIGGLAMMGITSVKMTLLVLLAVPLVLGPVSFFGRKVRTLARESQDRVADLGAYVDETLHEIHTVQAYGHEDKDRSLFNGRVEDVMTAASGRIRYRALLISSVMFLSIAAIALVTWVGAHDVMSGKMTGGELSAFMFYAVMVAGAVATISEVVGEIQRASGAAERLIELAETEVDIPAPLVPKTLPTKVRGELQLHQLNFHYPEQTQLVLSDLNLVINAGERVALVGPSGAGKSTLFQLLQRFYVPSSGSILLDGIDIAALSPQDLRAQFALVPQDSVIFATSVLENVRYGRVDASEQEVIDACIAARAHEFISEFSEGYQTYLGERGVRLSGGQKQRIAIARAILADRPILLLDEATSALDALSEQKVKQALDELMAGKTTLIIAHRLATVINADRIIVFDKGRIVASGKHQDLIKTNALYREFATLQLLTDEAMPLSD
- the hutZ gene encoding heme utilization protein HutZ, which codes for MKPEISEQEQRLRDKLLPEIETFKQQRKTLQLATVDTDGQPNASYAPFALADDGFYILVSDLARHGHNLKQSTKVSVMLVEDEAEAKSVFARKRLTFDAMAQAVARDTPSFSKGVSLLSKRFGDMSDNLAALTDFNLYKLAPHQGLYVKGFGQAFSLTGSELLDVNWKRDGHHGTPKTPEDMQVA
- the hutX gene encoding heme utilization cystosolic carrier protein HutX; this translates as MLRQRFETQPDLMPAQLASELGIAELEVVTALPQAQRVFLPLAHMDELLQSLPEWGSLTTIVMLSGSVFEFKGDFPQGKFAHGYYNLYSKGDGLHGHLKLDGMRAIALISRPFRGSESHSINFFGPQGEVVFKVYLGRDKQRVLFPDQVRRFKALAATFAD
- a CDS encoding TonB-dependent hemoglobin/transferrin/lactoferrin family receptor; this encodes MNKKPLVIAVAMALSSTALSFALAAEEGVKPTAVQKSAEQGVVETEFDEVLVSATRLSEKVSETSRSVAVVAEEQLNVSQASSVAEVLKNEANINLTNGPRATSQGVEIRGLSGDRVLQTIDGARQNTSSGHRGSYFMDPELLKSIEVIRGPASSLWGSGALGGVVAQNTKSAQDFLAPNETFGGYLKQGYDTNGDRTKTSGAVYGQQATVDWLLNGSYFDSNNINTGNDETLVNSASSGSSGLAKFGWQADEASRLALSARVNKINELVPSNPSAAVSSSVPLVRRKTDDQNITLNYSLAPANNPYLDTHLQVYWNSTDYDEDRVTKGQLDSTEYRTVGINLNNSSQLGNTKLTYGVDGYRDTLKTVRDDKGQVGQRPEDIDGETTVWGAFTRADVQLTQTVNLDAALRYDSFKNQSHNLNASADDTELSPSLGLSWQTQPWLTLSARYDQAFRAPTVEEMFSSGTHYCIPPIPGFLPKGLCNTFATNPNLKSEVARNKELKADFRFNELAGDDELAITLNIFRNDVDDFIVQQVSNPYRGIPGLEQTTSWNNVEDAQLTGFELSGRYRIGQTRLAMNYGQTRGEDRNTGDYIEGMPANKFNVDLSQGIMEGDMKLGTRVTYVASQTNTPTGYSVAKYDEYTLWDVYLAWEPAMGVMSGLRVDFAIENIGDEKYQQAWQTLYQPGRNMKLSARYMF
- a CDS encoding energy transducer TonB; its protein translation is MTPKRYLAFGALTVAIQTGVIASQPTPAQLKIVNSPTIQGESHQRVTLNPVTLNFAKPQIAAASDAARNAVNKTQSHHASLVHTVTAPSTRAAQPKLTTSTPKKNVQSKTEQKQSITASIDKKTIAQPKSKQSQEHHYTANTDNLKSTEKMAAHAELVPTKPTPSLNEQPHSMDSNMAPHQTVVELTSPTFASQPPQPTYPRMARKKGLEGTATIEVMFNEFGQQLALTLVKSSGVSLLDQAALEAVETWQFEAPSPKLASHYKVRVPIRFALN
- a CDS encoding MotA/TolQ/ExbB proton channel family protein, producing MTDFSTLHGQLGSLTWPLLICAFLALMICLERSALFLQQSAASISPKKQAWVKELRHSDAKPTSENIQALLSKTSHQQDLLARGATLLLAQAHQPKPLREELLSLWLNKQQRELQAGLKILQVIGIISPLLGLLGTVLGLIDMFAQLGQSQGPVTPAQLSAGLGLAMNTTAAGLIIAVPTITAAHLFGIWAHSQCLKASHVLNQINLWLSGVDKQPLEQDLYQAFARGNQANQTPNAPHAASLESQP
- a CDS encoding ExbD/TolR family protein, encoding MISTHHTSLPQAGISALEPLPSVDLTALIDIIFIVLVFLLLTANSRLLSLPVDVPQSPSSAIIALEHKQSIAINIMASSPYWAINGEKFADLTAFSTAFEAQLTAQPQATVIIAADKAAPVEPLMQLLALLQGNAINQTQILMEH
- a CDS encoding hemin ABC transporter substrate-binding protein is translated as MLFQAARYRFNKLSQPTDSNAFNKWLCLLPAVTALFSFNAWSATQDIKLVSAGAGVTELVLALDAADELVAVDATSYVPEQLSSVAKLGYHRMLSAEGIMALSPTLVVGSDVMGPETTLNVLKQANIKVVQLPSSADEQQLMSNIDTLAQSLNRTDKAAPLKQELHQRLDKLNKQKQQLSQHNAQPKILFMLLQEGRGARVGGKGTAADTIIALSGAKNIADFEGYKTLSQEGILALQPDVILLSNRSEKTDSQTNSQTTHALLKEMPLLAHTPAGQNGHIQTLAPQALLGGLGISAIGAAETLADALLTQGKTAGK
- a CDS encoding FecCD family ABC transporter permease, producing MLQYRWLWPTMMMLLILSSILSVSVGPVSISLMDSLSAVFNWATQQSIGNIAPHEQLVVSNVRLPRTLLALTVGAILAQCGAVMQGLFRNPLADPGIIGVSSGAALGAAICIVLFPDVGSLMISLGAFLCGLATTLIVYRLASNGLGTSVVLLLLSGVAIAALAGAGIGVLTYLANDMALRDLTLWQMGSIAGAQWQYVGLCLLVLVLLSWRFQRDAMALNALLLGEAEARHLGINVDRLKLRLILLCALGVGVSVAATGIIGFIGLVVPHLVRMILGPDHKRLLPMSALLGAALLALADIGARTFLPPAELPVSLVTALIGAPFFIFLLLQQRSKLI